DNA sequence from the Streptomyces canus genome:
GCAGCTCCTCGACCAGCCTGTGATGGCCCTCGCCAAGCACGCCCGCCCGGCCAAGCACGTATGGCACACCTCCGTACGCGCCGACCCCGGCGACCGCATCCTGTCCGACGAGGAGTGGGCCGGCATCGCCCGCCGCATCGTCGCCGCCACCGGCATCGACCCCGGCGACGGACAGCCCGGCTGCCGCTGGGCCGCCGTACGCCACGCCGACGATCACATCCACATCGTCGCCACCCTCGTCACCGAGGACGGCCACCGCCCCGACGACTTCCGCTCCGGCGCCCGCGCCCAGGCAGAAGCCCGGCTCATCGAGAAGGAACTCGGCCTCCACCAGGTCGCACCCGGCGACGGCACCGCAGCCCAACGGCCCACCAGCGCCGAACGCCACAAAGCCGAGCGGCAGGGTCGTGAGCGCACCGCCCGCGAGGAACTGCGCGAAGCCGTACGACGGGCGGTGGCCGGCGCGAGGAGCGACGAGGAGTTCTTCGACCGGCTCGCCGCCGCCGGCCTCCTGATCCGCAAGCGCGCCGCTCCCTCTGGCGACCTCCTCGGATACAAGGTCGCCCTGCCCGATGACCTGAACAAGGACGGCGAGCCCGTGTTCTACCCCGGCGCGCGCCTGGCGCCCGACCTGTCGCTGCCCCGCATCCGCGAGCGCTGGGCCGGTGACGCGCAGGACGTTCCGGCTGCCCGGCGGGAGGATGCGATCCGTACGGGGCCGGGCAGTCCGGCCGCCGCACGCCGCGGGATGGCCTCGGCCGTGTGGCAGGCCGTGCTCGTCGTCGAGCACGGCGAGGACGCGGTCGCCGCAGCCCACATCGCGGCGGCCGGCGAGGTCCTGGATGCCTTCGCGAGGACCTCCGCCGCCCACACCCGCCGCGAACTGCGCGACGCTGCAACGGCATTCGAACGGGCCTCGCGCTCTCACGTCCGCGCCGTGCGCGGGCACGATCGAGCCCTGCGGCAGGCCGCCCGCGACCTCGTCCAAGGCGGCCCGGCCATCGGCCGCGGCGAGGACGGAGCCACCACGGCCATGGCCATCGACATGCTGTTCTTCCTCATCACCGCCGCCGCGCGCTGGCACGCCAGGAAGGGCCACGCCCAGCAGGCCGAGGCCGCTACCCGGGCCGCCGCGCACCTGCGCACCGCCTACCAGGCCGCCGCCGCCCAGCCCCTGGGCGTGCTCTACCAGCGCGGCCGACGCCTGAGCCGACCGATGCTCCAGCGGCAGACCGTGCTGCTGCGCGAGGCGCTGCCGGAGCTGGCCGAGCAGATCCTCGCCGAGCCTGGCTGGTACGCCCTGGCGGCGACCATCGCGGACGCCGAAGCCGCCGGCCACGATCCGGCCGCCCTCCTGTCCGACGCGGTAGAGCGTCGTGAACTCGACACCGCGGACTCGGCCAGCGATGTCCTGGTGTGGCGGCTGCGGCGGATGGCCGACCCGCCCGCCGACGCCTCGGGAGTACCGGAGCACGGCGCGGTGAAGGGCCCGTCCGCCATGCGCCCTGTGGCGTCCCGTCCCACGTCGTCTAACCGGTACCGCGGCGAAGAGGCGGCAGGCAACACGCGATGAGCTCTCCAGGGGGCCGACGAGAGTGATGGGGCGCTGTACCACTATCGGTGGCGGACACACCCCTCGAACCAGCTGGGGGGCATCTGCATTCGGTCGTCGCTGACGTCCACCAACACGGTCGCCACCGTGGGCACCGGCGGGGCCGGCGGTTCCGCCTCGTGAGCTTGGAGGAGCTGGAGCACATGGGGCGGCAACCGGGGAGGGTCGCTACCCAAGGTGGCGAGAGCGTCATCGACATCATCTACGTCCGGAGTGTGGGCGTACGCAGCGTCCTCCTGGCTGCTGTCGCCGGGAGTTGATCCTGCCGAGTATGTCGGTGACAGGCCCCGGCCCACGCGCGTCAGCTCTTTGACGGCGGTAAATACGCCGGTAAGGATCTCGCTGCTGGAACGGGAGGACGGTGCGTCGGCATCACGGCGGTCGCACAACACCCTGTTCCAGGGCAGTGATTCCGCCCACAGAGCTGCGTGACGTACATTGCGCCCGCCGGCCTTCCGGCCGACTTCGCTCTGGACGCGATAAGCCGACAGCAGCGTGCATCCATGGTGTGATCCGTCAGCGGCGACGTGGCCGCACAGAAGTCCTGCCTGAGCCGCTTCCTCCTCGCCCCCGTGTTCCCAATCCCAGTGGTTGTGCGGCAAGTAGACGGGCACGCACCTGACCGTCAGCGCGTTTTGGACCAGCAGGTCGCACTGGTACACGTTCTGTTTCCCGACCCTGTGGTCGAAGAGGTACCGGCGCTGCTTCGACGCCTTCTTGGCCTGGATGCGCAGACCAACTCCGTGAGTGCGGTTGTGGATCCACATCTCCCAGTCGGCACCGTTCTGGTGCTCCTGGTCCTTGGTGAACTGGAACACCTTGACCCGATCGCCGACGAACTGGCGCAGGTGCCGGATGTTCATGTCGGTGAAGCTCTCCTCACCGGGCGCAGGGGGATAGCGGTGATGGCCGTTGTGCAGCCAGTGGAACGTGTCGCCGGCTATCCACAGCAGTACCTCGCACAGCGAGGGCTGCTGACCTGCCTGGGGGTTGCTGCTCGGCAGGGAAAATGCATGTCCGATCACGGGCATCAGCTAACCAGAGGTCATCGACTCAAGGCGGACGGAGCGGCCGAGGAGCCGGACGTGAAGGCTCGGTACGGGGTTCGCGGGACAGCTGGCAGCCGCGTGGGGGTGACTGTGGACTTTGTGAATTGAAACCTCCGGGGGCGCAGGGCACGATCATGAAGCGAGCAGGACGAGGCAAGGGAGGACGTCGGAGTGTTTCGCCGGATACGCCGCAGGGCCAAGGAGCCGAGCGAAGCTCAGAAACAGTTCGCCGAGCTGTACGTGCAGCTGCAGGGCCAAGTCCCGCCCGGCTTCGGAGTGCCAGCGCCTGAGCCGGAGTCC
Encoded proteins:
- a CDS encoding relaxase/mobilization nuclease domain-containing protein yields the protein MIPSVNPSGSDTRGLLYYLYETGKYEDHTDPHLIASFDGMSPDPGRDPNATLTDLQQLLDQPVMALAKHARPAKHVWHTSVRADPGDRILSDEEWAGIARRIVAATGIDPGDGQPGCRWAAVRHADDHIHIVATLVTEDGHRPDDFRSGARAQAEARLIEKELGLHQVAPGDGTAAQRPTSAERHKAERQGRERTAREELREAVRRAVAGARSDEEFFDRLAAAGLLIRKRAAPSGDLLGYKVALPDDLNKDGEPVFYPGARLAPDLSLPRIRERWAGDAQDVPAARREDAIRTGPGSPAAARRGMASAVWQAVLVVEHGEDAVAAAHIAAAGEVLDAFARTSAAHTRRELRDAATAFERASRSHVRAVRGHDRALRQAARDLVQGGPAIGRGEDGATTAMAIDMLFFLITAAARWHARKGHAQQAEAATRAAAHLRTAYQAAAAQPLGVLYQRGRRLSRPMLQRQTVLLREALPELAEQILAEPGWYALAATIADAEAAGHDPAALLSDAVERRELDTADSASDVLVWRLRRMADPPADASGVPEHGAVKGPSAMRPVASRPTSSNRYRGEEAAGNTR
- a CDS encoding DUF6615 family protein, whose translation is MPVIGHAFSLPSSNPQAGQQPSLCEVLLWIAGDTFHWLHNGHHRYPPAPGEESFTDMNIRHLRQFVGDRVKVFQFTKDQEHQNGADWEMWIHNRTHGVGLRIQAKKASKQRRYLFDHRVGKQNVYQCDLLVQNALTVRCVPVYLPHNHWDWEHGGEEEAAQAGLLCGHVAADGSHHGCTLLSAYRVQSEVGRKAGGRNVRHAALWAESLPWNRVLCDRRDADAPSSRSSSEILTGVFTAVKELTRVGRGLSPTYSAGSTPGDSSQEDAAYAHTPDVDDVDDALATLGSDPPRLPPHVLQLLQAHEAEPPAPPVPTVATVLVDVSDDRMQMPPSWFEGCVRHR